The following are encoded together in the Bradyrhizobium genosp. L genome:
- a CDS encoding tannase/feruloyl esterase family alpha/beta hydrolase, which produces MRRHPSTLVGATMALLGGVAIGSSPAMATPCSNLQSLQLQHTVINSATDNTTGTFVAPGAPPTTITGLPPFCRVIATLTPSSDSAIKIEVWLPESGWNGRFLGTGGGGFQGVITYSELATGIKAGFAATNSDLGTGSSGCSPLFCGSDGNMGNPLAIAYGDPASPSTGLFGHPERIKDFGYRAIHLMTVRGKEIVNAFYRQRSNKAYFAGCSTGGQNALMEAQRFPDDYDGILAGAAAFNRTHLHMAGLAGWQNTHASPGRLIQPGQMTLINQAVLKQCAGHDGGTATDPFLTDPRDCRFDPKQLLCSGGKLPPACLTADQVTTIQKYYAGTFDAHGQLVNPGSERGNETDDVTALGLAFQEQLPEPAFDGLFYWVFGPSFGYPASRTNFANFDFGRDLDKVDDQLAGVLNATSTDLGEFRERGGKLLMYHGWADPLIPSQSSINYFNALVGNEGRAVQEAGFFPGGGNSGLQRTQNYARLFMVPGMYHCSGGPGPNTFDALTPLVKWVEGGTAPDTILATKFVADTPPAVQMTRPLCVFPKVAQYDGSGSASAATNFSCVVHDTEFNQKPAPKYGP; this is translated from the coding sequence ATGAGACGTCATCCGTCCACTCTCGTCGGCGCGACCATGGCCCTGCTTGGCGGTGTCGCGATCGGAAGCTCGCCGGCAATGGCGACCCCGTGCAGCAATCTGCAATCCTTGCAGCTGCAACACACCGTGATCAATTCGGCGACCGACAACACCACGGGCACTTTCGTCGCACCCGGCGCCCCGCCGACCACCATCACCGGCCTGCCACCATTCTGCCGGGTCATCGCGACGCTGACGCCGAGTTCGGATTCCGCCATCAAGATCGAGGTCTGGCTGCCCGAAAGCGGCTGGAACGGCCGATTCCTCGGCACCGGCGGCGGCGGGTTCCAGGGCGTGATCACCTACAGCGAGCTCGCCACCGGCATCAAAGCCGGCTTTGCCGCGACCAACAGCGATCTCGGCACCGGGTCCTCGGGGTGCAGCCCGCTGTTCTGCGGTTCTGACGGCAACATGGGCAATCCGCTCGCCATCGCATACGGCGATCCGGCCTCACCCTCGACCGGCCTGTTCGGGCATCCCGAGCGGATCAAGGATTTCGGCTACCGCGCGATCCATCTGATGACCGTGCGCGGCAAGGAGATCGTCAACGCGTTCTACCGGCAGCGCTCCAACAAGGCCTATTTCGCCGGCTGCTCGACCGGCGGCCAGAATGCGCTGATGGAGGCGCAGCGCTTCCCCGACGACTATGACGGCATCCTGGCCGGCGCGGCGGCGTTCAACCGTACCCATTTGCACATGGCGGGACTTGCCGGCTGGCAGAACACCCATGCGAGCCCCGGCCGGCTGATCCAGCCCGGCCAGATGACCCTGATCAACCAGGCCGTGCTCAAGCAGTGCGCCGGCCATGACGGCGGCACCGCCACTGATCCGTTCCTGACCGATCCGCGCGACTGCCGGTTCGATCCGAAGCAGCTGTTGTGCTCAGGCGGCAAGTTGCCGCCGGCATGCCTCACGGCGGACCAGGTCACGACCATCCAAAAATACTACGCCGGAACGTTCGACGCGCACGGACAGCTGGTCAATCCGGGCTCCGAACGCGGCAACGAAACCGACGATGTGACCGCGCTCGGCCTGGCGTTCCAGGAGCAACTTCCGGAGCCGGCTTTCGACGGCCTGTTCTACTGGGTGTTCGGCCCGAGCTTCGGCTATCCGGCGAGCCGGACCAATTTTGCCAATTTCGATTTCGGCCGCGACCTCGACAAGGTCGACGACCAGCTTGCGGGCGTGCTGAATGCCACCAGCACCGATCTCGGTGAGTTCCGCGAGCGCGGCGGCAAGCTCCTCATGTATCACGGCTGGGCCGATCCGCTGATCCCCTCACAGAGCAGCATCAACTACTTCAATGCGCTGGTCGGCAACGAGGGCCGCGCCGTCCAGGAGGCCGGCTTCTTCCCGGGCGGCGGCAATTCAGGACTGCAGCGAACCCAGAACTACGCAAGACTGTTCATGGTGCCGGGGATGTACCACTGCTCCGGCGGGCCCGGCCCCAACACGTTCGATGCGCTGACCCCGCTGGTCAAATGGGTGGAGGGCGGCACAGCGCCGGACACCATCCTCGCCACAAAGTTCGTCGCCGATACGCCGCCCGCGGTGCAGATGACCCGGCCGCTCTGCGTCTTCCCCAAGGTCGCGCAGTACGACGGCAGCGGCAGCGCCAGCGCTGCGACGAATTTCAGCTGCGTCGTGCACGATACCGAGTTCAACCAGAAGCCGGCGCCCAAATACGGACCGTAA
- a CDS encoding putative motility protein encodes MDTTSMVTSILSVQQGNLQNEIATRLTKQNLDAERSAVQTLLGTPSTANQSPGIGDNLNTIA; translated from the coding sequence ATGGACACGACGAGCATGGTCACGAGCATCCTGTCGGTGCAGCAGGGCAATTTGCAGAACGAGATCGCGACCCGCCTCACCAAGCAGAACCTCGACGCGGAAAGATCCGCGGTGCAGACCCTGCTCGGCACGCCGTCCACCGCCAATCAAAGTCCCGGCATCGGCGACAATCTCAATACCATCGCCTGA
- the tlpA gene encoding thiol:disulfide interchange protein TlpA: MTNDMPETTPPKSTSARRIPLVIGAVLIGAVLGYVGVSSLKHPPGGDVACNGAVDLAKKIAPLAHGEVAALTMATTPLRLPDLAFEDASGQPKKLSDFRGKTVLVNLWATWCVPCRREMPALDSLQTKLGGKDFEVVAINIDTRDPDKPKNFLKEANLTNLGYFSDAKAKVFQDLKNIGKALGMPTSVLVDAKGCEIANIAGPAEWASDDALKLVKAALAPAAAGL, translated from the coding sequence ATGACAAACGATATGCCAGAGACGACCCCGCCCAAATCGACCTCCGCGCGGCGGATTCCGCTCGTCATCGGCGCGGTGCTGATTGGGGCCGTGCTCGGCTATGTCGGGGTGTCCAGCCTGAAGCACCCGCCCGGCGGCGACGTGGCCTGCAACGGCGCGGTGGATCTGGCCAAGAAGATCGCCCCGCTGGCCCATGGCGAGGTCGCGGCGCTGACCATGGCGACCACCCCGCTCCGCCTCCCCGACCTCGCCTTCGAGGACGCCAGCGGCCAGCCCAAGAAACTCTCGGATTTCCGCGGCAAGACCGTGCTGGTGAACCTGTGGGCGACCTGGTGCGTGCCCTGCCGCCGCGAAATGCCGGCGCTGGATAGCTTGCAGACCAAGCTCGGCGGCAAGGATTTCGAGGTGGTCGCGATCAATATCGACACCCGCGATCCGGACAAGCCGAAAAACTTCCTGAAAGAGGCCAATCTGACCAATCTCGGCTATTTCAGCGACGCGAAAGCCAAGGTGTTTCAGGACCTTAAGAACATAGGCAAGGCTCTGGGCATGCCGACCTCGGTGCTCGTCGACGCCAAGGGCTGCGAAATCGCCAACATCGCCGGCCCCGCCGAATGGGCCAGCGACGATGCGCTCAAGCTGGTGAAGGCGGCACTGGCGCCGGCCGCGGCCGGGCTTTGA
- a CDS encoding 3-hydroxybutyryl-CoA dehydrogenase, producing the protein MTVVIKKVGVIGSGQMGNGIAHVAALAGFDVVLNDVSADRLKSALATINGNLTRQVSKKNISDAERKQTLDRITSAETIDALADCDLVIETAVEKEETKRKIFHDVCAVLKPEAIVASNSSSISITRLAASTDRPEKFIGIHFMNPVPLMELVELIRGIATDDVTFDTAKAFVAKLGKQVAVSEDFPAFIVNRILLPMINEAIYTLYEGVGNVEAIDAAMKLGAHHPMGPLELADFIGLDTCLSIMQVLHEGLADSKYRPCPLLVKYVEAGWLGRKTQRGFYDYRGDKPVPTR; encoded by the coding sequence ATGACGGTGGTAATCAAGAAGGTCGGCGTGATCGGCTCGGGTCAGATGGGCAACGGGATTGCGCATGTGGCGGCGCTGGCCGGCTTCGACGTGGTGCTCAACGACGTGTCCGCGGACCGGCTGAAATCGGCGCTCGCGACCATCAACGGCAATCTGACCCGTCAGGTCTCCAAGAAGAACATCAGCGACGCCGAGCGCAAGCAGACGCTCGATCGCATCACGTCGGCCGAAACGATCGACGCGCTGGCGGATTGCGATCTGGTGATCGAGACCGCGGTCGAAAAGGAAGAGACCAAGCGCAAGATCTTTCACGATGTCTGTGCGGTGCTGAAGCCCGAGGCGATCGTCGCTTCCAACTCATCGTCGATCTCGATCACGCGGCTGGCGGCGTCGACCGACCGCCCGGAAAAATTCATCGGCATTCACTTCATGAATCCGGTGCCGTTGATGGAGCTGGTCGAGCTGATCCGCGGCATCGCCACCGACGACGTCACCTTCGACACCGCGAAGGCCTTCGTTGCCAAGCTCGGCAAGCAGGTCGCGGTGTCCGAGGATTTCCCGGCCTTCATCGTCAACCGCATCCTGCTGCCGATGATCAACGAGGCGATCTACACGCTCTATGAGGGCGTCGGCAATGTCGAGGCGATCGACGCCGCGATGAAGCTTGGCGCGCATCATCCGATGGGTCCGCTCGAGCTCGCCGATTTCATCGGGCTGGACACCTGCCTGTCGATCATGCAGGTGCTGCATGAGGGCCTCGCGGACTCGAAGTACCGGCCGTGTCCGCTGCTGGTGAAATACGTCGAGGCCGGCTGGCTCGGCCGCAAGACCCAACGCGGCTTCTACGACTATCGCGGCGACAAGCCGGTCCCGACGCGGTAA
- a CDS encoding TIGR02302 family protein produces MSGANIDPSDSASRDLRDRDALARLKLTEALQRAKFAIAWERAWPDLARFLTVAGLFLVASWAGLWLVLPFAARLAGIALFAVAALAALSPLVRFRWPTRDEGLSRLDRGAGIRHRPATTLSDTLTNQDPFALALWQAQRERTLASIKRIRAGLPKPRVSLHDPWALRALVIVLLLATYVAAGDERGLRIASAFDWNGIMAPANVRVDAWVTPPNYTGKPPIILSNANKDANAADNSPLAVPAGSTLLVRSSGGTIDVVAGGGVTEIAAGEEAPKGTSERHFKIAGDGTAHVRAPAGQPLWKFTATPDRPPTIALAKDPERQARGSLQLSYKLDDDYGITEAHAQFALRPSDAPKDPGSRDDKAQPVRPLFEPPQFALVLPNARTRNGVGQMVKDLSEDPYAGADMTLTLSAKDEAGNEGKSEPFNMRLPERLFTKPLARALIEQRRILALDANQNGQVFAALDALMIAPELFTPETGHYLGLHDVSRELEAARTDDQLRGVVASLWALAVTIEDGNISDVDKALRAAQDALKQALERGASDEEIKKLTENLRAALDKYLRQLAEQFRNNPQQLNRPLDPNTKMLTQRDLDSLLNKMERDAKRGDREAALDALKQLDELMEGLQMAQPGQGDDDMQQSLNELGDMIRKQQQLRDKTFKQGQDSRRDRMRGKQGEQSMGDLQQDQQALRDRLKKLQDELAKRGMGPDQRGQKGQKGQKGDSAQQGDENGDQGDDGDGLDQADSAMGDAGGRLGEGNADGAVDSQGRALDALRKGAKDLADAMQPGDGDQPGDANGRGRQKAGGNQTDPLGRPLHGRELGDDYTVKIPGEIDVQRVRRILEEMRRRLADPSRPQIELDYLERLLKDY; encoded by the coding sequence TTGAGCGGTGCCAACATCGACCCGTCAGACAGCGCCTCACGCGACCTGCGCGACCGCGACGCGCTGGCGCGGCTGAAACTGACCGAAGCGCTGCAGCGGGCCAAATTCGCAATCGCGTGGGAACGAGCCTGGCCGGATCTGGCGCGGTTCCTTACGGTCGCTGGCCTGTTCCTGGTGGCGTCCTGGGCCGGGCTGTGGCTGGTGCTGCCGTTTGCCGCACGGCTGGCCGGCATTGCGCTGTTCGCCGTCGCAGCCCTTGCCGCGCTGTCGCCTTTGGTGCGCTTCCGCTGGCCGACCCGCGACGAGGGCCTGAGCCGGCTCGATCGCGGCGCCGGTATCCGCCATCGCCCGGCGACCACACTGTCCGACACGCTGACCAACCAGGATCCGTTTGCGCTGGCTTTGTGGCAGGCGCAGCGCGAGCGTACGCTGGCCTCGATCAAGCGGATCCGGGCCGGCCTGCCGAAGCCGCGGGTTTCGCTGCATGATCCCTGGGCGCTGCGCGCGCTGGTGATCGTGTTGCTGCTCGCGACCTATGTCGCGGCCGGCGACGAGCGCGGCCTGCGCATCGCCTCCGCCTTCGACTGGAACGGCATTATGGCGCCCGCGAACGTCCGGGTCGATGCCTGGGTGACGCCGCCGAACTACACCGGCAAGCCGCCGATCATCCTGTCGAACGCCAACAAGGATGCCAACGCGGCCGACAATAGTCCGCTCGCGGTGCCCGCCGGCAGCACGCTGCTGGTGCGCTCCAGCGGCGGCACCATCGATGTCGTCGCCGGCGGCGGCGTGACCGAAATCGCGGCCGGCGAAGAAGCGCCCAAGGGCACCAGCGAGCGGCATTTCAAGATCGCCGGCGACGGCACCGCGCATGTCCGCGCGCCGGCCGGCCAGCCGTTGTGGAAATTCACCGCGACCCCCGACCGGCCGCCGACCATTGCGCTGGCCAAGGATCCGGAGCGCCAGGCGCGGGGTTCGCTGCAGCTGTCCTACAAGCTCGACGACGATTACGGCATCACCGAAGCCCATGCCCAGTTCGCGCTGCGCCCGAGCGATGCGCCGAAGGATCCGGGCAGCCGCGACGACAAGGCGCAGCCAGTCCGGCCGCTGTTCGAGCCGCCGCAATTCGCGCTGGTGCTGCCGAATGCGCGCACCCGCAACGGCGTTGGCCAGATGGTCAAGGATCTGAGCGAGGACCCTTACGCCGGCGCCGACATGACGCTGACGCTGTCGGCCAAGGATGAGGCCGGCAACGAGGGCAAGAGCGAGCCGTTCAACATGCGGCTGCCGGAGCGGCTGTTCACCAAGCCCCTGGCGCGCGCGCTGATCGAGCAACGCCGGATCCTGGCACTCGACGCCAACCAGAACGGCCAGGTGTTCGCCGCGCTCGATGCGCTGATGATCGCGCCCGAGCTGTTCACGCCGGAGACCGGCCACTATCTCGGCCTCCACGATGTCAGCCGCGAGCTCGAGGCGGCGCGCACCGACGACCAGCTCCGCGGCGTCGTCGCGAGCCTGTGGGCGCTCGCGGTCACCATCGAGGATGGCAACATCTCCGACGTCGACAAGGCGCTGCGCGCGGCGCAGGACGCGCTCAAGCAGGCGCTGGAGCGTGGCGCCTCCGACGAGGAGATCAAGAAGCTCACCGAAAACCTGCGCGCAGCGCTGGACAAATATCTGCGTCAGCTCGCCGAGCAGTTCCGCAACAACCCGCAGCAGCTCAACCGGCCGCTCGATCCCAACACCAAGATGCTGACCCAGCGCGACCTCGACAGCCTGCTCAACAAGATGGAGCGGGATGCCAAGCGCGGCGACCGCGAGGCGGCGCTCGATGCCTTGAAGCAGCTCGACGAGCTGATGGAAGGGCTGCAGATGGCGCAGCCCGGCCAGGGCGACGACGACATGCAGCAGTCGCTCAACGAGCTCGGCGACATGATCCGCAAGCAGCAGCAGTTGCGCGACAAGACCTTCAAGCAGGGCCAGGATTCGCGCCGTGACCGCATGCGCGGCAAGCAGGGCGAGCAGTCGATGGGTGACCTGCAGCAGGACCAGCAGGCGCTGCGCGACCGCCTGAAGAAGCTGCAGGACGAGCTCGCCAAGCGCGGCATGGGGCCGGATCAGCGCGGTCAAAAAGGCCAGAAAGGCCAAAAGGGCGATTCCGCGCAGCAGGGCGATGAAAACGGCGACCAGGGCGATGACGGCGATGGCCTCGACCAGGCCGATTCCGCGATGGGCGATGCCGGCGGACGGCTAGGCGAAGGCAATGCCGATGGCGCGGTGGATTCGCAAGGCCGCGCCCTGGACGCGTTGCGCAAGGGGGCCAAGGACCTCGCCGACGCCATGCAGCCGGGCGATGGCGACCAGCCGGGCGACGCCAATGGTCGCGGCCGCCAGAAGGCCGGCGGCAACCAGACCGATCCGCTGGGCCGGCCGCTGCACGGCCGCGAACTCGGCGACGACTACACGGTGAAGATCCCCGGTGAGATCGATGTGCAGCGCGTCCGCCGCATCCTCGAGGAAATGCGCCGCCGCCTCGCCGACCCGTCACGGCCGCAGATCGAGCTCGACTATCTCGAACGGCTGCTGAAGGATTATTGA
- the argH gene encoding argininosuccinate lyase: MSNKMWGGRFSERPDAIMEEINVSIDVDRHLYAQDITASKAHAAMLAAQGIITARDAKNIGEGLDTILSEIAKGGFDFKRALEDIHMNVESRLSELIGPAAGRLHTARSRNDQVATDFRLYVRDTIDETDAALAAFQQALVARALEHAGTVMPGFTHLQTAQPVTFGHHLLAYVEMASRDRGRFADARKRLNESPLGAAALAGTSFPIDRTATAKALGFDRPMANSLDAVSDRDFVLETLSAAAICAVHMSRFAEEIVIWTSPLVGLVKLSDKFTTGSSIMPQKRNPDAAELVRAKTGRVIGALTALLIVMKGLPLAYQKDMQEDKQGAMEAFAALSLAIRAMTGMVEDLVPDAAKMKAAAGEGYATATDLADWLVRTLKMPFRDAHHVTGRIVGLASAQGVALHELPLKAMQEVEPKITADALKVLSVESSVKSRTSFGGTAPKNVLAQAKSWAKRLEKERKLG; encoded by the coding sequence ATGAGCAACAAGATGTGGGGCGGCCGGTTCTCGGAACGTCCCGACGCGATCATGGAGGAAATCAACGTCTCCATCGACGTCGACCGTCACCTTTATGCGCAGGACATCACGGCGTCCAAGGCCCACGCGGCGATGCTCGCCGCGCAAGGCATCATCACCGCGCGTGATGCGAAAAATATCGGCGAAGGTCTAGACACGATTTTGTCAGAAATTGCCAAGGGCGGTTTCGACTTCAAGCGTGCGCTCGAAGATATCCATATGAACGTCGAGTCACGGCTGTCCGAGCTGATCGGTCCTGCCGCGGGCCGGCTGCACACCGCGCGCTCGCGCAACGACCAGGTCGCGACCGACTTCCGCCTTTATGTCCGCGACACCATCGACGAAACGGATGCGGCGCTGGCCGCGTTCCAGCAGGCACTGGTCGCCCGCGCGCTGGAGCACGCCGGCACCGTGATGCCGGGCTTCACCCATCTGCAGACCGCGCAGCCCGTCACCTTCGGCCACCATTTGCTCGCCTATGTCGAGATGGCCTCGCGCGACCGCGGCCGCTTCGCCGACGCCCGCAAGCGGCTCAACGAATCGCCGCTCGGCGCCGCAGCGCTGGCCGGCACCTCGTTTCCGATCGACCGCACGGCGACCGCGAAAGCGCTCGGCTTCGACCGTCCGATGGCCAATTCGCTCGATGCGGTGTCTGATCGCGATTTCGTGCTGGAGACGCTGTCGGCGGCTGCGATCTGCGCGGTGCATATGTCGCGCTTCGCCGAGGAGATCGTGATCTGGACCTCGCCTTTGGTCGGTTTGGTCAAGCTCAGCGACAAGTTCACCACAGGCTCCTCGATCATGCCGCAGAAGCGCAATCCTGATGCGGCCGAGCTGGTGCGCGCCAAGACCGGCCGCGTGATCGGCGCGCTCACCGCGCTCCTGATCGTGATGAAGGGCCTGCCGCTCGCCTATCAAAAGGACATGCAGGAGGACAAGCAGGGCGCGATGGAGGCATTTGCCGCGCTGTCGCTGGCGATCCGCGCCATGACCGGCATGGTCGAGGACCTGGTGCCGGACGCGGCGAAGATGAAGGCCGCCGCCGGCGAGGGCTACGCCACCGCGACCGATCTCGCCGACTGGCTGGTGCGGACCCTGAAAATGCCGTTCCGCGATGCCCACCATGTCACCGGCCGTATCGTCGGCCTCGCCTCGGCGCAGGGCGTGGCGCTGCACGAGCTGCCGCTGAAAGCCATGCAGGAGGTCGAGCCGAAGATTACCGCGGACGCGCTCAAGGTCCTCAGCGTGGAATCCTCGGTGAAGAGCCGGACCTCGTTCGGCGGCACGGCGCCGAAGAACGTGCTGGCACAGGCGAAGAGTTGGGCCAAGCGGCTGGAAAAAGAGCGAAAATTGGGCTGA
- a CDS encoding NAD(P)-dependent oxidoreductase, whose protein sequence is MDIGFIGLGKMGFPMARRLIEAGHKLTVFDTSKAAVEKLTALGAEAATSPKHVADRVETVMASLPSLQASLEVATGPGGVIEGTRVKRFIDLSTVGSQMAVKIYDLLASKNIVQIDSPVSGGVAGAEKGTLAVMVSGPKADFELLKPALDVIGKVFFIGTKPGSGQTMKLANNFLSATAMAATSEAVVMGVKSGLDPAVMIDVINAGSGLNTASRDKFPRAVLPRSFDFGFATGLMVKDVRLAVEEMRQLGLSMEVAEAVGRLWEVIIREEGPESDFTAAIKPIEKAAGVIVGGGKGSHAAK, encoded by the coding sequence ATGGACATCGGATTCATCGGCCTCGGGAAGATGGGCTTCCCGATGGCGCGCCGGCTGATCGAGGCCGGCCACAAGCTCACCGTGTTCGACACCAGCAAGGCTGCCGTCGAAAAGCTCACGGCTCTCGGAGCGGAAGCCGCGACGTCGCCGAAGCACGTCGCCGACCGGGTCGAGACCGTGATGGCGAGCCTGCCCTCGCTGCAGGCCTCGCTCGAGGTCGCGACTGGCCCAGGCGGCGTGATCGAGGGCACGCGCGTCAAGCGCTTCATCGATCTCTCCACCGTCGGCTCGCAGATGGCGGTGAAGATCTACGATCTGCTGGCAAGCAAGAACATCGTGCAGATCGACAGCCCGGTGTCCGGCGGCGTCGCCGGCGCCGAGAAGGGCACGCTGGCGGTGATGGTGTCGGGGCCGAAGGCCGATTTCGAGTTGCTCAAGCCCGCACTCGACGTGATCGGAAAAGTGTTCTTCATCGGCACCAAGCCGGGCTCCGGCCAGACCATGAAGCTCGCCAACAATTTCCTGTCCGCGACCGCGATGGCCGCGACCTCGGAAGCGGTGGTGATGGGCGTCAAGTCGGGGCTCGATCCGGCGGTCATGATCGACGTCATCAACGCCGGCTCCGGGCTGAACACCGCGAGCCGCGACAAGTTTCCGCGCGCGGTGCTGCCGCGCAGCTTCGATTTCGGCTTTGCCACCGGCTTGATGGTGAAGGACGTGCGGCTCGCGGTCGAGGAGATGCGGCAGCTCGGGCTCTCGATGGAAGTTGCGGAAGCCGTCGGCCGGCTCTGGGAAGTGATCATCCGCGAGGAAGGCCCGGAGTCGGACTTCACCGCCGCGATCAAGCCGATCGAGAAGGCGGCGGGTGTGATCGTCGGCGGGGGAAAGGGCAGTCACGCTGCCAAATAG
- the lptM gene encoding LPS translocon maturation chaperone LptM: MTSKNRLTSSGWAIIVLSVSALALGGCGRKGPLDLPPTANAAPAAAPADTEAERAAQPSVFNPTYGSDAGPAAPKGTKKSFILDPILGN; the protein is encoded by the coding sequence GTGACCAGCAAGAACCGCCTGACCTCCTCGGGATGGGCCATCATTGTGCTGAGCGTATCAGCGCTCGCGCTCGGCGGCTGCGGCCGCAAGGGGCCGCTCGACCTGCCGCCGACCGCGAACGCCGCCCCGGCGGCCGCGCCCGCGGATACCGAGGCCGAGCGCGCGGCACAGCCCAGCGTGTTCAATCCGACCTACGGATCGGATGCCGGGCCGGCCGCGCCGAAAGGCACGAAGAAGTCCTTTATCCTCGACCCGATACTCGGCAACTAA
- a CDS encoding carboxymuconolactone decarboxylase family protein — protein sequence MDQKTHDKGLEIRKAVLGEAYVNNALKNSDSFNKPFQELVTEYCWGAVWGREELPRKTRSMLNLAMISILNRPHELKAHIKGALTNGVSRDEIREIFMQASIYAGIPCGVDSFRIAREVFAELDGKA from the coding sequence ATGGACCAGAAAACGCACGACAAGGGGCTCGAGATCCGCAAGGCGGTGCTCGGCGAGGCCTATGTCAACAACGCGCTGAAGAACTCCGACAGCTTCAACAAGCCGTTCCAGGAACTGGTCACCGAATATTGCTGGGGCGCGGTGTGGGGCCGCGAGGAATTGCCGCGCAAGACCCGCAGCATGCTCAACCTCGCCATGATCTCGATCCTCAACCGCCCGCACGAGCTGAAGGCGCACATCAAGGGCGCGCTGACCAACGGCGTGTCCCGCGACGAGATCCGCGAGATCTTCATGCAGGCGTCGATCTATGCCGGCATTCCCTGCGGCGTCGACAGTTTCCGGATTGCGCGCGAAGTGTTCGCCGAGCTCGACGGCAAGGCGTGA
- the lysA gene encoding diaminopimelate decarboxylase, translating into MNHFDYRNGVLHAEAVNLIGLAEAVGTPFYCYSTATLERHYRVFTEAFAGEKAVVCYAMKANSNQSVLRTLAKLGAGADVVSGGELKRALAAGIPPSKILFSGVGKTEGELRAALAADILCINVESEAELELLSRLAVEMKTTARISVRVNPDVDAGTHAKIATGKSENKFGIPLARAREVYARAAKLPGIKVTGTDVHIGSQITDLGPLEAAFRLLAEFVETLRADGHDISHIDFGGGLGIPYHLDRAAPPLPGEYAAMVKRVTHNLGCTLMFEPGRMIVGNAGILVTRVIYVKPGDAKNFVIIDAAMNDLIRPTLYEAHHDILPVRQPVPGMPTMIADVVGPVCETGDYLALDRTLPQPKAGDLMAIMTAGAYGAVQSGTYNTRALVPEVLVKDDQHAVIRPRIDVDALIAMDKPAPWL; encoded by the coding sequence ATGAACCATTTCGACTATCGCAACGGCGTGCTGCACGCCGAAGCGGTCAATCTCATTGGGTTGGCGGAGGCCGTCGGCACGCCGTTCTATTGCTATTCGACGGCGACCCTGGAGCGGCACTACCGCGTCTTCACCGAAGCCTTCGCCGGCGAGAAGGCCGTCGTCTGCTACGCGATGAAGGCGAATTCCAACCAGTCGGTGCTGCGCACGCTGGCCAAGCTCGGCGCCGGCGCCGATGTGGTGTCCGGCGGCGAGTTGAAGCGGGCGCTGGCGGCCGGCATTCCGCCGTCGAAGATCCTGTTCTCCGGCGTCGGCAAGACCGAGGGCGAGCTGCGTGCCGCACTCGCGGCCGACATCCTCTGCATCAACGTCGAGTCCGAAGCCGAGCTCGAGCTGCTGTCGCGGCTCGCCGTCGAGATGAAGACAACGGCGCGCATCTCGGTGCGGGTCAATCCCGACGTCGATGCCGGCACCCATGCCAAGATCGCGACCGGCAAATCGGAGAACAAATTCGGCATTCCCCTGGCGCGGGCGCGCGAGGTCTATGCCCGCGCCGCCAAGCTGCCGGGCATCAAGGTCACCGGCACCGACGTGCATATCGGCAGCCAGATCACCGATCTCGGGCCGCTCGAGGCCGCCTTCCGTCTGCTCGCCGAGTTCGTCGAGACGCTGCGCGCCGACGGCCACGACATCTCGCACATCGATTTCGGCGGCGGCCTCGGCATTCCCTATCATCTCGACCGCGCCGCGCCGCCTCTGCCCGGCGAATATGCCGCGATGGTCAAGCGCGTGACCCACAATCTCGGCTGCACGCTGATGTTCGAGCCGGGCCGCATGATCGTCGGCAATGCCGGCATCCTCGTCACCCGCGTGATCTATGTGAAGCCGGGCGACGCCAAGAACTTCGTCATCATCGATGCCGCGATGAACGATCTGATCCGGCCGACGCTGTATGAAGCACATCACGACATCCTGCCGGTACGCCAGCCCGTGCCCGGCATGCCGACCATGATCGCCGACGTGGTCGGCCCGGTCTGCGAGACCGGTGACTACCTCGCGCTCGATCGCACGCTGCCACAGCCCAAGGCCGGCGATCTCATGGCGATCATGACCGCCGGCGCCTATGGCGCGGTGCAGTCCGGCACCTACAACACGCGCGCCTTGGTGCCGGAGGTGCTGGTCAAGGACGACCAGCACGCCGTGATCCGCCCGCGCATCGACGTCGACGCGCTGATCGCGATGGACAAGCCCGCACCGTGGCTGTGA